The Streptomyces laurentii genome contains a region encoding:
- a CDS encoding hypothetical protein (identified by MetaGeneAnnotator; putative;~sequence version:1) — MSLSRVVLSSGRSITLAQLRMSSTYGGMPAGYPCKRVNDRKVEALRQEAERAFPSWPVHLIPPTRAYPDESGGGFGPVEVMPAVTCVGFFHSAAIAQGCDWSVLAVAWFQAAPVVPSGEDADLGLRGIPWEELARDDEF; from the coding sequence ATGTCACTGAGCCGCGTCGTCCTGTCGTCCGGTCGTTCGATCACACTCGCCCAGCTGCGGATGTCCTCCACCTACGGCGGGATGCCGGCGGGTTACCCGTGCAAGCGGGTCAACGACCGGAAGGTCGAGGCGCTCCGGCAGGAGGCCGAGCGGGCCTTTCCCTCCTGGCCGGTCCACCTGATTCCGCCCACGCGCGCGTACCCGGACGAGAGCGGCGGCGGCTTCGGCCCGGTCGAGGTGATGCCCGCGGTGACCTGCGTCGGTTTCTTCCACTCGGCCGCGATAGCTCAGGGATGCGACTGGTCCGTCCTCGCCGTGGCCTGGTTCCAGGCCGCCCCGGTCGTTCCGTCGGGCGAGGACGCCGACCTCGGGCTCCGCGGCATCCCCTGGGAGGAGCTGGCCCGGGACGACGAGTTCTAG
- a CDS encoding cchlP protein (identified by MetaGeneAnnotator; putative;~sequence version:1), with the protein MEAELVALATAGATALVQQMVGEGWERARTRIAGFFAARSGADEETVGAELDAARDDLVRAGQDGGEEAVEEARAEAETEWRARMRRSLRAAPESAAELQAILDELRREQGTGAQPAPVVHHTHNTISGGTNQGVFIQAGSVGETSVHHHGGPRA; encoded by the coding sequence GTGGAAGCCGAGTTGGTGGCACTGGCGACGGCGGGGGCGACGGCGCTCGTCCAGCAGATGGTCGGCGAGGGATGGGAGCGGGCCCGGACCCGGATCGCGGGGTTCTTCGCCGCCCGCTCCGGAGCCGACGAGGAGACGGTCGGCGCCGAACTGGACGCCGCCCGCGACGACCTGGTCCGCGCCGGACAGGACGGTGGCGAGGAGGCGGTGGAGGAGGCCAGGGCCGAGGCCGAGACCGAATGGCGTGCCCGGATGCGCCGCAGCCTGCGCGCCGCCCCCGAATCGGCCGCCGAACTCCAGGCGATCCTCGACGAGCTGAGGCGCGAGCAGGGCACGGGAGCGCAGCCGGCCCCGGTCGTGCACCACACGCACAACACCATCAGCGGGGGAACCAACCAGGGCGTGTTCATCCAGGCCGGATCGGTCGGCGAGACCTCGGTGCACCACCACGGCGGCCCCCGCGCCTGA
- a CDS encoding zinc finger SWIM domain-containing protein (PFAM: zinc finger SWIM domain protein; KEGG: sgr:SGR_5544 hypothetical protein;~identified by MetaGeneAnnotator; putative;~zinc finger SWIM domain-containing protein [Streptomyces sp. SirexAA- E]), which produces MPDCSCPDDGYPCKHAAALCYQAARLLDEDPFVLFLMRGRGEQELLASLARRNAARSAVEQTERAERSREAGPQGRTDGAPTLPSVLARTVLAPSGGPAAPLLPPPLPAPGGPGRPAVFPADPEAPDPLALDLLATEAAARAHLLLTTGRDPVAGLTPWQDAVRLAAAHPGSGLTASTRALYRDLAHAQDRTPTDLARAVAAWRQGGAAGLAVLEEPWDPPAGPFDRARPALIAADLPAFRPWRNRLSTASLQLRLGRDGLWYGYESDAGREDWWPRGTPDADPVGVITALLGR; this is translated from the coding sequence GTGCCCGACTGCTCCTGCCCCGACGACGGCTACCCGTGCAAGCACGCCGCCGCCCTCTGCTACCAGGCCGCCCGGCTTCTCGACGAGGACCCCTTCGTCCTCTTCCTCATGCGCGGCCGCGGCGAGCAGGAACTCCTCGCCTCCCTCGCCCGCCGCAACGCGGCCCGTTCCGCCGTCGAACAGACCGAGCGGGCCGAGCGCAGCCGAGAGGCCGGTCCTCAGGGACGTACGGACGGCGCCCCCACCCTGCCCTCGGTGCTCGCCCGTACCGTCCTCGCCCCGTCCGGCGGACCCGCCGCGCCGCTCCTCCCGCCGCCGCTGCCCGCCCCCGGGGGCCCCGGCCGCCCCGCCGTCTTCCCGGCCGACCCCGAGGCGCCGGACCCGCTCGCCCTCGACCTCCTCGCCACCGAGGCCGCCGCCCGCGCCCACCTCCTCCTCACCACCGGCCGCGACCCCGTCGCCGGACTCACCCCCTGGCAGGACGCGGTACGGCTGGCCGCCGCGCACCCCGGCTCCGGCCTCACCGCCTCCACCCGCGCCCTCTACCGGGACCTCGCCCACGCCCAGGACCGCACCCCCACCGACCTCGCCCGCGCCGTCGCCGCCTGGCGCCAGGGCGGAGCGGCGGGACTGGCCGTACTGGAAGAGCCGTGGGATCCGCCCGCAGGCCCGTTCGACCGGGCCCGGCCCGCCCTGATCGCCGCCGACCTGCCCGCCTTCCGCCCCTGGCGCAACCGCCTCTCGACCGCCTCCCTCCAGCTCCGCCTGGGCCGTGACGGTCTCTGGTACGGCTACGAGTCGGACGCCGGCCGCGAGGACTGGTGGCCGCGCGGTACCCCCGACGCCGACCCGGTCGGAGTGATCACCGCGCTGCTGGGCAGGTGA
- a CDS encoding NADH dehydrogenase (identified by MetaGeneAnnotator; putative;~sequence version:1): MLARVAVVGAGAVGHEVAGGGQESGDRLQGVRDVLVEEGGDVLGPGGGLVEEAFPVVVAEGPQPDLGAVRAGRLPWT, from the coding sequence GTGCTTGCACGGGTAGCCGTCGTCGGGGCAGGAGCAGTCGGGCACGAGGTCGCCGGAGGCGGGCAGGAGTCCGGTGACCGCCTCCAGGGCGTGCGGGACGTCCTTGTCGAGGAGGGCGGCGATGTACTCGGGCCGGGCGGCGGCCTCGTCGAGGAAGCGTTCCCAGTCGTCGTCGCGGAGGGTCCGCAGCCGGATCTCGGCGCGGTACGGGCGGGGCGGCTGCCGTGGACGTAG